From a single Capsicum annuum cultivar UCD-10X-F1 chromosome 12, UCD10Xv1.1, whole genome shotgun sequence genomic region:
- the LOC107851316 gene encoding ATP synthase subunit epsilon, mitochondrial, whose product MASNAAAPFWRSAGMTYITYSNLCANLVRNCLKEPYKTEALSREKVHYSISKWVDGKPQKPTLRSDTPE is encoded by the exons ATGGCATCGAACGCAGCAGCACCATTTTGGAGGTCAGCTGGGATGACTTACATAACATACTCAAATCTCTGTGCTAATCTTGTCAGGAACTGCCTCAAGGAACCTTACAAGACGGAAGCTTTGAGCCGTGAGAAGGTCCATTATTCCATTTCTAAATGGGTTGATGGCAAACCTCAGAAACCCA CCCTCCGATCTGATACTCCTGAATGA